TGCCGCCAACAGGCCGGCTTACATCACTAGCGCTCGAATTTTTTATTACAACCAGCCCAGTGGAGAGCGCACTATTGAGGACTACCCCCTAACGATGAGCAGCGCGAAATAACCGCGTCGCAACCGCTAAGTTCTTGGCGCTGATCGATAAGCCCAATAAACGGGAAACGGGTCGTGTCCTCGGTGATGGTATAGCTCGGTATAGCAAAGCCGCCCGAGGGCGGGCCAATCCCGCCCAACACGCATGATACTTAATTGCATGTGCAGCTGGCTTCACCTTCGGGTAGGAACTGGAGTCGGGGCAGACCGCGTCCTCGAGTCGACAGAGCGGACGGGCGCGAGCCGGGACGGTTGAGAAAATGGAGCTTTAGGTGGAGCTGCTGCTTGCTGCCAAGGTTCTAATTGCCGCACTGTGGCGTCTCTTGCCAGAAGCGCTGGGCCTGGTCGGGGATCGTTTTGGCATCGGCTGCAGCCTCAACTAGTCACCGAGTCACCAGGTCGCGCTAAAGGACTCCATCATGTGTGGCATTTGCGGGCAGTTTAACTTCGGCAGCGGTGCGCCCGTCAGCGCTTCCACCATCGAAGCGATGATGGGCACGATCATCCACCGCGGCCCCGACGATGCCGGCCGCCATTTGGACGGGAATCTCGGCTTGGGTTTCCGCCGCCTGGCGATCATCGATCTGTCACCCGCCGGCCACCAACCGATGTCCGACCAAGCCCAAACGGTGTGGGTGGTCTTCAACGGGGAGATCTACAACTATCAGCAGCTCCGGCAGGAGTTGCAGGGGCACGGCCACGTGTTTCGTTCCAACTGCGACACCGAGGTGATCGTGCACGGCTACAAGCAGTGGGGTGACGCCGTGCTGAACCGCTTCAACGGCATGTTCGGCCTCGCCATCTGGGACGTGAAAAAGCGCCGGCTGCTGTTGGCGCGCGATCCGATGGGCATCAAGCCGGTCTACTACGCAATCCACAACGGATCGCTCGCCTTTGGTTCGGAGATCCGGCCGGTCCGCGTTGCTCTCGGCGAGCCGCCGGGCATTGATCCCGAAGCCGTCGCTCTTTTTCTGCGCTATCGCTACACGCCCGCCCCGCGCACGATGTTCAAGGGCATCCACAAGCTCGCCGCGGGTGAAAAACTCGTTGTCGAAAACGGCCAGGTGCACGTCTCGCGCTACTACCAGTTCGCTCCTGTGCCATTCGCCCCGCAGCCCCGCCCGGAGGAGGCGGCGGAGAAATTGATCGAGCTCTACAAGGCAGCCATGAAGCGGCATCTCATCAGCGACGTTCCGCTCGGACTGCTGCTCAGCGGCGGCCTGGATTCGGGGCTGCTGCTCGCGCTGATGAGCTTCTATGGCCGCGACTGGCACACGTTCAGCGTCGGGTATGGATCCTCGTTCGCCGATGATGAGCTCGAGGATGCCGCTAAAACGGCCCGGATCTACGGGGCCAAGCACAACGCGGTTCGCCTCACCCGGGAAACGTTTGAAGACGTCTTGCCCCGCGTCGTGAACGTCCTCGAAGAACCGGTCGCCTCGTCGTCGATCGTGCCGATGTACTTCGTCTGCCAGCGGGCCCGTGAAAACGTGAAGGTGGCGCTCATCGGCCAGGGGCCGGATGAGCTGTTCGGCGGATACACCCGACACCTTGGCGTGCACTATGGCGCCGCCTGGCGCGCGCTGCCCGGCTGGTTGCAGACACCCAGTGCCGCACTCGCGCGCGCCTTCCCGCGGAACGATACGGTCAAGCGTGGCCTTTACTCGCTGCACGAGCCCGACCGGCTACGTCGTTTTCAGCAGGTATTCTCCCTGGTATCGGACAACGCGATGCAGGGGCTTTTTCGCCCCGAGCTGATCGCCGACGGCGAAGCTACCGTGGCCGCCCGCTGCTGGGAGGAATACCGGCCGGCCTTCGAAAACCTGGACGACCTGAACGCCTTTCAGTTACTCGAGCTGCGCTCGTCGTTGCCGGACGAACTGCTCATGTATGGCGACAAGTTGTCCATGGCGCACGCCCTCGAGGTTCGCGTACCCTACCTCGATCGCGAAGTGGTCGAGCACGTCCAGCAATTGGGCGCGTCCTTCAAGGTGCGCCATGGCGTTCGCAAGTGGCTTCATCGCGAAGTGAGCAAGCGGCAATTGTCGTCGGAAATCATCCATCGCAAGAAGCGCGGATTTGCGGTGAATGTGGTCGATG
This region of Bradyrhizobium sp. CCGUVB1N3 genomic DNA includes:
- the asnB gene encoding asparagine synthase (glutamine-hydrolyzing), translating into MCGICGQFNFGSGAPVSASTIEAMMGTIIHRGPDDAGRHLDGNLGLGFRRLAIIDLSPAGHQPMSDQAQTVWVVFNGEIYNYQQLRQELQGHGHVFRSNCDTEVIVHGYKQWGDAVLNRFNGMFGLAIWDVKKRRLLLARDPMGIKPVYYAIHNGSLAFGSEIRPVRVALGEPPGIDPEAVALFLRYRYTPAPRTMFKGIHKLAAGEKLVVENGQVHVSRYYQFAPVPFAPQPRPEEAAEKLIELYKAAMKRHLISDVPLGLLLSGGLDSGLLLALMSFYGRDWHTFSVGYGSSFADDELEDAAKTARIYGAKHNAVRLTRETFEDVLPRVVNVLEEPVASSSIVPMYFVCQRARENVKVALIGQGPDELFGGYTRHLGVHYGAAWRALPGWLQTPSAALARAFPRNDTVKRGLYSLHEPDRLRRFQQVFSLVSDNAMQGLFRPELIADGEATVAARCWEEYRPAFENLDDLNAFQLLELRSSLPDELLMYGDKLSMAHALEVRVPYLDREVVEHVQQLGASFKVRHGVRKWLHREVSKRQLSSEIIHRKKRGFAVNVVDGWLRQSLDGRIRQYLADPQSQVYRFLEPAAVQSMLGDHAAGRADHHKILFSVVVLEQWFRIARERDVNCINRRDALHESPSGVAASSSPAST